A stretch of the Capsicum annuum cultivar UCD-10X-F1 chromosome 8, UCD10Xv1.1, whole genome shotgun sequence genome encodes the following:
- the LOC107839096 gene encoding rhomboid-like protein 11, chloroplastic yields the protein MKQLQLHYLGLKDNVYFPKFTPMAMPLPTPPLTPLPKLPLKLKISPITPTNASSRLLCKFKDSDMTSQLEILKPEGKKPEKRVSGIFWILLLNLGIYVADHVFQVRAIKALYFYHNRPAWYQFVTATFCHFNWNHLSSNLFFLYIFGKLVEEEEGNFGLWLSYILTGAGANLVSWLILPRNSVSVGASGAVFGLFAISVLVKMSWDWRKILEVVVLGQFVIERVMEAAQASAGLAGGINGGVSALQNVNHLAHLSGALIGVALVLMLSGISSEPDARNNKK from the exons ATGAAGCAGCTTCAGCTTCACTATCTGGGCCTCAAAGACAATGTGTATTTCCCAAAATTCACGCCCATGGCGATGCCGCTACCTACACCTCCATTAACTCCACTTCCTAAACTTCCCCttaaactcaaaatttcacctaTTACTCCAACCAACGCCTCATCTCGTCttctttgtaaattcaaggattcCG ATATGACCTCACAGCTGGAAATTCTGAAGCCCGAAGGGAAGAAACCAGAGAAGCGTGTCAGCGGGATATTCTGGATACTACTTCTTAACCTGGGAATATATGTGGCAGATCATGTCTTCCAG GTTCGGGCAATAAAAGCATTATACTTTTACCACAATCGGCCTGCTTGGTACCAGTTTGTGACTGCAACATTCTGTCATTTTAACTG GAACCACCTGTCAAGCAACctgttttttttgtatatttttg GAAAACTCGTTGAAGAGGAGGAAGGAAACTTTGGATTGTGGCTTTCTTATATATTAACTGGGGCTGGAGCTAACCTTGTCTCATGGTTGATTCTGCCAAGAAATTCTGTTTCTGTTGGTGCATCTGGTGCAGTGTTTGGACTCTTTGCTATTAGTGTACTTGTGAAG ATGTCTTGGGACTGGAGAAAGATTCTTGAAGTAGTTGTATTGGGCCAGTTTGTTATAGAAAGG GTAATGGAAGCAGCCCAAGCATCAGCAGGATTAGCGGGAGGTATTAATGGAGGAGTTTCTGCCTTACAAAATGTTAATCACCTTGCACATCTCTCTGGTGCCCTTATTGGTGTTGCTTTGGTATTGATGCTGAGTGGAATTTCTAGTGAACCGGATGCACGGAACAATAAAAAGTGA